A window from Gottschalkiaceae bacterium SANA encodes these proteins:
- the raiA gene encoding ribosome-associated translation inhibitor RaiA: MKIKIVGKNLNVRESLQRRVESKLGKLDRMFNQEVEATATFTKEKDQHIIEVMIPFAGALMRAEASSFDMYDSLDQVVEMLERQVRKHKTKLEKRKHHGASIRFGDIPEYTESEEEEIQIIKHKRFDMKWMNPEEAVLQMDLLGHDFFVFFNSDTEEMAVVYRRKKGGFGIIESTSVQ, encoded by the coding sequence ATGAAAATCAAAATCGTAGGCAAAAACTTGAATGTTAGGGAATCACTTCAAAGGAGGGTCGAATCAAAGCTCGGAAAGTTAGATCGCATGTTTAATCAGGAAGTGGAGGCGACAGCCACTTTCACAAAGGAAAAGGATCAGCATATTATTGAGGTGATGATTCCTTTTGCAGGTGCCTTAATGAGAGCTGAAGCATCAAGTTTCGATATGTATGATTCTCTTGATCAAGTTGTTGAGATGCTTGAACGGCAAGTTCGCAAGCATAAAACCAAATTAGAGAAGAGAAAGCATCATGGTGCATCTATTCGTTTCGGAGATATTCCAGAATACACAGAATCGGAAGAAGAAGAGATTCAAATTATTAAGCACAAGCGGTTTGATATGAAATGGATGAATCCTGAAGAAGCAGTTTTACAAATGGATTTATTGGGACATGATTTCTTTGTTTTTTTTAATAGTGACACGGAAGAAATGGCTGTTGTGTATCGAAGAAAGAAAGGCGGATTTGGGATTATTGAGTCAACATCCGTTCAATAA
- a CDS encoding ComF family protein yields MWSDWIYPETDICFACGDYVEGLGRAKFCASCRSKLSPVGNSYCRRCGKPIADGEYCEWCMKYSRGFSQACAPYLYEGLARELILRMKYENHPELARALAGEMALFFEKREDVKKVDVIVPVPIHLKRYGKRGYNQAGLMAHALGKRWGLPVVEDWLIRTEATKALKELTAAERKFSLRHAFRLNSKYEPIEKPNCILLIDDVLTTGATAESCSLEFLKWETKEIVVLTFATRR; encoded by the coding sequence ATGTGGTCAGATTGGATTTATCCAGAGACGGATATTTGTTTTGCTTGCGGCGACTATGTAGAAGGATTGGGAAGGGCAAAATTTTGTGCGTCTTGTCGTTCGAAGTTATCCCCAGTAGGCAATTCCTATTGTAGGCGGTGTGGAAAACCCATTGCTGATGGCGAGTATTGTGAGTGGTGTATGAAGTATTCGCGCGGATTCTCGCAAGCCTGTGCACCTTACCTTTATGAAGGATTGGCCAGGGAATTGATTTTGCGCATGAAATACGAGAATCATCCAGAATTGGCACGAGCATTGGCAGGAGAAATGGCTCTCTTTTTTGAAAAACGAGAAGATGTGAAGAAGGTCGATGTTATTGTTCCTGTCCCAATCCATCTCAAGCGATATGGCAAAAGGGGATATAATCAAGCGGGTTTAATGGCACATGCCTTGGGAAAACGATGGGGACTTCCTGTGGTTGAGGATTGGTTAATTCGAACAGAAGCGACAAAGGCTCTTAAGGAATTAACAGCAGCTGAACGAAAGTTCAGTTTACGTCATGCCTTTCGATTGAACTCAAAATATGAACCAATTGAAAAGCCCAATTGCATCTTGCTAATTGATGATGTTTTGACCACGGGAGCGACTGCGGAAAGCTGTTCCTTGGAATTCCTTAAGTGGGAAACTAAGGAAATTGTTGTTTTAACTTTTGCCACTCGTAGATAG
- the hisG gene encoding ATP phosphoribosyltransferase yields MVKIALAKGRLAEIAIELLQASGYQFPDYSKKSRKLVFEDETKTIGLTFVKSMDVPIYVEKGAADIGIVGKDILMEIEPDVYEMLDLKMGACRICVAGYPNTKIRRQQLVIGSKYPNVAKKYFQKQGIKTEIVHLNGSVELAPIMGLSDVIVDIVESGKTLKENGLVVLEEMHPISARLIVNKVSLKTKGNIVEALIETLREETLNRYEDR; encoded by the coding sequence ATGGTAAAAATCGCATTAGCAAAAGGACGCCTGGCAGAAATCGCTATCGAACTTCTTCAGGCCAGTGGTTATCAGTTCCCAGACTACTCAAAGAAAAGCCGAAAGCTAGTCTTCGAAGATGAAACGAAAACCATCGGTCTTACCTTTGTCAAATCCATGGACGTTCCCATCTATGTGGAAAAAGGCGCTGCCGATATCGGCATTGTCGGAAAAGATATTTTGATGGAAATCGAACCCGATGTCTATGAAATGCTGGATTTGAAAATGGGTGCTTGCAGAATCTGTGTAGCTGGATACCCGAATACGAAAATTCGTCGCCAGCAATTGGTAATCGGTTCCAAATATCCCAATGTCGCTAAAAAATATTTTCAAAAGCAGGGAATCAAAACGGAAATTGTTCACTTGAATGGTTCCGTCGAGTTGGCGCCCATTATGGGTTTGTCCGACGTGATCGTGGATATTGTGGAAAGTGGTAAAACATTAAAGGAAAACGGACTGGTGGTATTGGAAGAGATGCATCCCATCTCCGCCCGCTTAATCGTCAACAAGGTCTCCTTAAAAACAAAAGGAAATATTGTTGAAGCCTTAATCGAAACCCTAAGAGAGGAGACGTTGAACCGCTATGAAGATCGTTAA
- the hisD gene encoding histidinol dehydrogenase, whose translation MKIVKHTRDLTKKDLDTLLNRADSDLAQAESIVRNILQDIQQNGDSALMTYTKKFDCSFPRPLKVAAETLKEALEACDPELIATITEAADNIRSFHQEQVEETWWTEPRPGVKLGQKITPLDRVGLYIPGGKAAYPSTVLMTAIPAQVAGVQEIALVSPPQNNGEIHPIILATAAILGIDEVYRVGGAQSIAALAYGTETIKNVDKIVGPGNLYVALAKKEVFGRVDIDMIAGPSEIAIIADETANPIFVAADLLSQAEHDERAASILITTSQALAKSVQAEIEIQLNQLDRQTIIKASLENYGTIFLTSTLEEAVDISNMLAPEHLELQMKDPMKWVPKIRHAGAIFIGPYTPEPIGDYFAGPNHTLPTSGTARFASPLGTYDYCKRSSLVFYDQTALSAVSKRVAAFAREEGLDAHAYAIERRVES comes from the coding sequence ATGAAGATCGTTAAGCATACAAGAGACCTAACCAAAAAAGATCTCGACACCCTCTTAAACCGTGCGGACAGCGATCTGGCTCAAGCAGAATCAATTGTTCGAAACATACTTCAAGACATTCAACAAAACGGCGATTCCGCCCTGATGACTTACACAAAAAAATTCGATTGTTCCTTTCCCCGCCCCTTGAAGGTAGCGGCGGAAACACTGAAAGAAGCCCTGGAAGCCTGCGATCCTGAATTGATCGCAACCATTACGGAAGCAGCTGACAATATTCGATCCTTTCATCAAGAACAAGTCGAAGAAACTTGGTGGACAGAACCCCGGCCCGGCGTAAAGCTTGGACAGAAAATTACCCCCCTTGACCGTGTGGGTCTTTATATTCCCGGTGGAAAAGCCGCCTATCCTTCAACAGTTCTGATGACAGCCATTCCCGCACAAGTTGCAGGCGTACAAGAAATCGCCCTTGTATCTCCACCACAGAATAACGGTGAAATTCATCCCATTATTCTAGCTACAGCGGCTATTTTAGGTATCGATGAAGTCTATCGAGTTGGAGGCGCTCAATCGATTGCCGCCTTGGCCTACGGGACGGAAACCATTAAAAACGTTGACAAGATCGTCGGTCCCGGAAACCTATACGTTGCTCTGGCAAAAAAAGAAGTCTTTGGCCGCGTGGATATTGACATGATCGCAGGTCCCAGCGAGATCGCCATCATCGCCGACGAAACTGCCAATCCAATCTTTGTCGCTGCCGATCTTTTAAGTCAGGCAGAGCATGACGAAAGAGCCGCTTCTATTTTGATTACCACGAGTCAAGCTTTAGCAAAAAGTGTGCAAGCTGAAATCGAAATTCAATTGAACCAGTTAGATCGACAAACCATTATAAAAGCATCTTTAGAAAACTACGGCACTATCTTCCTAACAAGCACGCTGGAAGAAGCCGTTGACATTTCAAACATGCTGGCGCCAGAGCACCTTGAACTACAGATGAAAGATCCAATGAAATGGGTCCCTAAAATTCGCCATGCCGGCGCAATCTTTATTGGTCCCTATACACCAGAACCCATCGGGGATTACTTTGCAGGACCCAATCACACCTTGCCAACATCCGGCACGGCTCGATTCGCCTCCCCCCTTGGCACCTATGATTATTGCAAACGAAGCAGTCTGGTCTTCTATGATCAGACCGCCTTATCGGCTGTAAGCAAACGGGTCGCCGCCTTTGCACGAGAAGAAGGCCTCGACGCCCACGCCTACGCCATAGAAAGGAGAGTCGAGTCATGA
- the hisC gene encoding histidinol-phosphate transaminase yields MNPYLRKNVQAIMPYKTDTSEYEVMLHANENPFNPFRDLKHEIMNALFECNGNRYPSIDAAPLRAALAKDMGFSQNQILCGNGSDEILQMIVQAFIDPDDTIISLAPTFSMYQFFAEVQGANFIHVSADPITLQASLEELASQANASKAKLIILCNPNNPTGQGFSKEEIMTLIHSTKSLVLVDEAYIEFYGESMIHEINTCQRLIVTRTFSKAYGLAGIRVGYAVADASLIASLDRVRAPYNLNAASQAIAMVALKNKQLFEKQISLLLQERDRMERTLVEYPGLSLFPTKANFILIRSEEAENIEKACLKSSIQIRGYQSSGLLKNCLRISIGKPEENDQLLTIFKEVHA; encoded by the coding sequence ATGAATCCATATTTGCGCAAGAACGTGCAGGCGATCATGCCATATAAAACCGATACCAGCGAATACGAGGTCATGCTTCATGCCAATGAGAATCCATTCAATCCCTTTCGCGATTTAAAACACGAGATTATGAATGCCCTCTTTGAGTGCAATGGGAATCGCTACCCAAGCATCGATGCTGCGCCCCTTCGGGCCGCTTTAGCAAAGGACATGGGCTTTTCGCAAAATCAGATTCTTTGCGGAAACGGATCTGACGAGATCCTTCAAATGATTGTTCAAGCCTTTATCGATCCCGATGACACCATTATCAGCTTGGCCCCCACCTTTTCCATGTATCAATTCTTTGCTGAGGTGCAAGGCGCAAACTTTATCCATGTTTCAGCTGACCCAATAACCCTGCAGGCTTCCCTAGAAGAATTGGCGAGTCAAGCCAATGCATCAAAGGCAAAATTGATTATCCTTTGCAACCCCAACAATCCGACCGGACAGGGATTTTCCAAAGAAGAGATCATGACTCTAATTCATTCAACGAAAAGCTTAGTTCTTGTGGATGAAGCCTATATCGAATTCTACGGCGAATCCATGATTCATGAGATCAATACTTGTCAGCGACTAATTGTCACCCGCACATTTTCCAAGGCCTATGGCCTAGCGGGGATTCGCGTAGGTTATGCGGTGGCTGACGCATCTTTGATTGCATCACTGGATCGGGTTCGCGCTCCTTATAATTTAAATGCAGCTAGCCAGGCCATCGCTATGGTTGCCTTGAAGAACAAACAACTCTTTGAAAAACAAATCTCGCTTTTGTTGCAGGAACGTGATCGAATGGAACGCACCCTAGTAGAATACCCAGGTCTTTCCCTGTTTCCAACCAAGGCGAACTTCATCTTGATTCGCTCGGAAGAGGCCGAAAATATCGAAAAGGCCTGCCTTAAATCTTCCATCCAAATCCGCGGATATCAATCTTCAGGCTTATTAAAGAATTGTCTGCGAATCAGCATTGGCAAGCCCGAAGAAAACGATCAGCTACTGACCATCTTTAAGGAGGTGCATGCATGA
- the hisB gene encoding imidazoleglycerol-phosphate dehydratase HisB has product MRTASIVRNTLETKINCTISLEEGKSSVSTGIGFFDHMLILMAKHGRFTLKLQTDGDLEVDTHHTVEDIGIVMGQAFRQALGDRKGLIRYGTTFTPMDEALSRVCTDIGGRFFLVYEVPNLREHVGDLECETIEEFFIAFAQNAKINLHISTLSGRNQHHIFESVFKGVGRALKKACIIDPTINGYLSTKGVIE; this is encoded by the coding sequence ATGAGAACTGCCAGCATCGTACGTAACACCTTGGAAACCAAAATCAATTGCACCATAAGTCTTGAAGAAGGAAAATCATCCGTTTCAACAGGAATTGGATTTTTCGACCATATGCTCATATTAATGGCCAAGCACGGCCGTTTCACCCTAAAACTACAGACCGACGGAGACTTGGAAGTGGACACCCACCATACTGTCGAAGATATCGGTATTGTCATGGGACAAGCCTTTCGTCAAGCCTTGGGTGACCGAAAAGGTTTGATTCGATACGGCACGACCTTTACACCCATGGACGAAGCCCTCTCTAGAGTCTGCACCGATATCGGCGGTCGATTCTTTCTCGTATACGAGGTCCCAAACCTACGCGAGCATGTCGGCGACTTGGAATGTGAAACCATTGAAGAGTTTTTTATCGCCTTCGCACAAAACGCGAAGATCAATCTGCATATTTCGACCCTTTCCGGTCGCAATCAGCACCATATTTTTGAATCCGTTTTCAAAGGAGTTGGACGCGCATTAAAAAAAGCGTGCATAATAGATCCAACGATCAATGGGTATCTTTCAACGAAAGGGGTGATCGAATGA
- the hisH gene encoding imidazole glycerol phosphate synthase subunit HisH: MIAIIDYGVGNLKNVRHVCKLLEIPAQVTRDPEFIRAADAIILPGVGAFRDAIKNLKKYDLIDLLKEEAQSGKPFLGICLGMQVLFEKSYEDGQWEGLGLIEGEVVRFEDVPKVPHMGWNTLTKMNESPITKNIEDDSYVYFVHSYHALCKNPQDVIFATEYGKMVPALVQKGNVLGMQFHPEKSADVGLQLLMNFKEMIG, from the coding sequence ATGATCGCGATCATCGATTACGGTGTGGGAAACTTAAAGAATGTCCGCCATGTATGTAAACTTCTTGAGATTCCCGCCCAAGTCACCCGAGACCCCGAATTCATTCGGGCAGCAGATGCCATTATCCTCCCGGGAGTTGGCGCCTTTCGAGACGCCATCAAAAATCTAAAAAAGTACGATCTAATCGATTTATTAAAGGAAGAAGCCCAAAGTGGAAAGCCCTTCTTGGGCATCTGCCTTGGCATGCAAGTTCTTTTTGAAAAAAGTTACGAAGACGGCCAATGGGAAGGCTTAGGATTGATCGAAGGCGAAGTCGTTCGCTTTGAAGATGTTCCAAAAGTCCCGCATATGGGATGGAATACCCTGACCAAAATGAACGAAAGTCCCATTACCAAGAATATTGAGGACGATTCCTATGTTTATTTTGTTCACTCCTATCACGCCCTTTGCAAGAATCCTCAAGACGTGATCTTCGCAACGGAATATGGCAAAATGGTTCCAGCCCTTGTTCAAAAAGGTAATGTGCTGGGCATGCAATTCCACCCGGAAAAAAGCGCCGATGTAGGCCTGCAACTATTAATGAATTTTAAGGAGATGATAGGATGA
- the hisA gene encoding 1-(5-phosphoribosyl)-5-[(5-phosphoribosylamino) me thylideneamino]imidazole-4-carboxamide isomerase, with protein sequence MIVFPAIDIKDGQCVRLFQGKKEEVTVYGQDPVIMAQKWEAEGAKWLHVVDLDGAFTGQPQNHEAIMNIAKSIAIPIEVGGGIRTEAQARAYLEAGVQRVIFGTSAVNNPGLLKKLTGEFPGQIAVSIDAKDGLVRVEGWVKGSAIDAVLFAEELFAMGIDTFVVTDIRRDGAMTGPNLEIMTEIKEKIPAQLIVSGGVRSNDDLFQAKKHGFYGAITGKALYEGAIQLSEFAEEESC encoded by the coding sequence ATGATTGTTTTTCCAGCTATCGATATTAAAGACGGACAATGTGTCCGCCTCTTTCAAGGCAAAAAAGAAGAAGTAACTGTCTATGGCCAAGATCCGGTTATCATGGCCCAAAAGTGGGAAGCAGAGGGAGCAAAATGGCTCCATGTTGTTGATCTTGACGGCGCCTTTACTGGCCAGCCCCAAAACCATGAAGCCATTATGAATATTGCAAAATCCATTGCCATTCCCATTGAGGTCGGCGGCGGCATTCGAACCGAAGCCCAGGCACGCGCCTACCTTGAAGCCGGCGTGCAGCGAGTAATTTTTGGCACATCAGCCGTCAACAATCCCGGTTTGCTGAAAAAACTCACAGGAGAATTTCCAGGACAAATTGCTGTATCCATCGATGCCAAGGACGGGCTTGTCCGTGTGGAAGGCTGGGTGAAGGGATCCGCTATTGATGCGGTGCTTTTTGCCGAGGAACTCTTTGCCATGGGCATTGATACCTTTGTTGTCACCGATATTCGACGTGACGGTGCCATGACAGGACCCAATTTGGAAATTATGACTGAAATTAAAGAAAAAATTCCCGCACAGCTGATTGTAAGCGGTGGTGTCCGATCCAATGATGATCTTTTTCAAGCGAAAAAGCATGGTTTTTATGGCGCAATTACCGGCAAAGCCCTTTACGAAGGTGCCATTCAATTAAGCGAATTTGCGGAGGAAGAATCATGTTAG
- the hisF gene encoding imidazole glycerol phosphate synthase subunit HisF, with amino-acid sequence MLAKRIIPCLDVDHGRVVKGKKFKSIQDVADPVQLARRYSLEGADELVFYDITASSENRGIFLDTVERVAEEVRIPFTIGGGIRTPDDFRKVLLAGADKVSVNTAAVLNPELIAQAAGIYGNQCVVLSIDAKNQGDHWEVFIHGGRTATGIDVVEWAKQGEALGAGEICLNAIDADGVKTGYALEITKAVSQAVGIPIIASGGAGEMVHFAHVLEGGADAALAASVFHYEQIPIPTLKDYLRNRGLIIR; translated from the coding sequence ATGTTAGCCAAGCGCATTATCCCCTGCCTAGACGTTGACCACGGCCGGGTGGTAAAAGGAAAGAAATTTAAATCCATTCAAGACGTTGCAGATCCGGTCCAACTGGCTAGGCGTTACTCCCTGGAAGGGGCAGATGAGTTGGTCTTTTACGATATCACCGCTTCTTCGGAGAATCGCGGAATTTTCCTCGATACCGTAGAACGGGTAGCGGAAGAGGTGCGCATTCCCTTTACCATCGGTGGTGGCATCCGAACGCCCGATGACTTTCGAAAGGTTTTATTGGCCGGTGCCGACAAGGTCTCCGTCAATACGGCAGCCGTGCTCAACCCAGAATTAATCGCTCAGGCTGCGGGCATCTATGGCAATCAATGCGTCGTTCTTTCCATCGATGCCAAGAATCAGGGCGATCATTGGGAAGTCTTTATTCACGGTGGAAGAACCGCCACTGGCATTGATGTGGTTGAATGGGCAAAACAAGGGGAAGCCCTTGGAGCCGGTGAAATCTGTCTAAACGCCATCGATGCTGACGGTGTTAAAACAGGCTATGCCTTGGAAATTACCAAGGCCGTCAGCCAGGCTGTAGGCATCCCCATTATCGCATCGGGCGGTGCCGGAGAAATGGTTCATTTTGCTCATGTCTTAGAAGGCGGTGCCGATGCGGCCCTGGCTGCCAGTGTCTTCCACTATGAACAAATTCCCATTCCGACATTAAAAGACTATTTACGCAACCGCGGATTAATTATCCGGTAA
- the hisIE gene encoding bifunctional phosphoribosyl-AMP cyclohydrolase/phosphoribosyl-ATP diphosphatase HisIE, translating to MKLAIDKLQFNQAGLIPAIVQDETSGAVLMLAYMNEESLKKTMETKETWFYSRSRQELWNKGKTSGNTQAVSSLLYDCDGDTLLVLVNPAGPACHTGKTSCFYRTLDESPLPKATMLSILESLVLERKETPVEGSYTNYLFDKGIDKILKKVGEENAEVIIAAKNPDREEVVYETADLVYHLTVLLAEREISWDEIMQELKKRHKK from the coding sequence ATGAAACTTGCAATCGACAAACTACAATTTAACCAAGCTGGTTTAATCCCGGCAATCGTCCAGGACGAAACAAGCGGTGCCGTCTTAATGCTGGCTTATATGAATGAGGAATCTTTGAAAAAAACGATGGAGACCAAAGAAACCTGGTTTTACTCCAGAAGCCGCCAAGAACTCTGGAACAAGGGCAAAACCAGCGGCAATACCCAAGCCGTAAGCTCTCTTCTCTACGATTGCGACGGCGATACCTTACTGGTGCTTGTGAATCCAGCTGGTCCCGCCTGCCATACCGGCAAGACCTCTTGCTTCTACCGCACCTTGGATGAGTCTCCCCTGCCTAAGGCAACCATGCTCAGCATTTTGGAAAGCTTGGTTCTAGAGCGAAAAGAAACCCCTGTCGAGGGTTCTTACACCAACTACCTGTTCGACAAGGGCATCGATAAAATTTTAAAGAAGGTTGGCGAGGAAAATGCCGAAGTCATCATCGCGGCAAAAAATCCCGACCGGGAAGAAGTGGTCTACGAAACAGCCGACCTGGTCTATCACCTGACCGTGCTTCTTGCGGAAAGAGAAATCTCTTGGGATGAAATTATGCAAGAATTGAAAAAAAGACACAAAAAATAA
- a CDS encoding ADP-ribosylglycohydrolase family protein encodes MYRRLQGLLWGSLVADSHALGVHWIYDQERIRKEVGLVEELLPPSTHYHPGKVAGDFTHYGDQTLWLLDSLDQNKGWNRDRFYLEWKVKMGKYKGYHDHASHETYDQMMAGKFPAGSMSTELGGAVRIAPLLYYYYNDPNLFNYVQEETAITHRSRKVLDAAQFLASVVKLVVEGVQPMDAIEKAVSDLPADSTIGPLITKGLKADSLQANDVIKNFGQTCDIAHALPSSIYLIKCFEENYALALEANAMAGGDSAARGMFVGMVLGAFHGVEGIPKAWIDALREKETIEKLIGG; translated from the coding sequence ATGTATCGTAGACTGCAAGGATTATTATGGGGGAGTTTGGTTGCGGATTCCCACGCATTAGGTGTTCATTGGATTTATGATCAAGAACGAATCCGTAAGGAAGTTGGATTGGTTGAAGAGTTACTGCCGCCAAGTACACATTATCATCCGGGAAAAGTGGCTGGAGATTTCACCCATTATGGGGATCAAACCCTTTGGCTGCTAGATTCTTTAGATCAGAACAAGGGCTGGAATCGGGATCGATTTTATCTGGAATGGAAAGTGAAGATGGGGAAGTACAAGGGTTATCATGATCACGCAAGTCATGAGACTTATGATCAGATGATGGCTGGAAAATTTCCCGCTGGATCCATGAGTACGGAGCTTGGTGGGGCGGTACGGATAGCGCCTTTATTGTATTACTATTATAATGACCCAAATCTGTTTAACTATGTGCAAGAGGAGACTGCGATTACACATCGTTCCAGAAAAGTTTTAGACGCGGCTCAGTTTTTAGCAAGTGTAGTAAAGCTGGTCGTTGAAGGGGTTCAACCCATGGATGCTATAGAAAAAGCTGTCAGCGATCTTCCGGCCGATAGCACCATTGGGCCCTTGATCACAAAGGGCTTGAAAGCAGATTCTTTGCAGGCCAATGATGTGATCAAGAATTTTGGTCAAACTTGTGATATTGCCCATGCGCTTCCATCCAGCATTTATCTGATTAAATGTTTTGAGGAAAATTATGCCTTGGCACTTGAAGCCAATGCCATGGCGGGCGGAGATTCGGCGGCGCGTGGCATGTTTGTGGGGATGGTTTTGGGGGCTTTTCATGGCGTCGAGGGAATTCCAAAGGCTTGGATTGATGCCCTGCGAGAGAAAGAAACGATTGAAAAATTGATTGGTGGATAA
- a CDS encoding response regulator transcription factor yields MEMKILIAEDDREIRELVRMHLETDGYTVVEAENGQAAIDLFHPNSFHLVLLDLMMPVKGGLETLQEIREQSEVPVILLTAKGKDEDKVVGFGLGADDYLVKPFSMVELLSRVKAQLRRYTKYTAYAPTQSSILNNGSLRLDQKRFECKKNDEVIKLNPMEMKLLTFFMENIGTTFTKKQLFENVWGEPFFGDNNTVMVHINFLRNKIEDDTKNPMYIRTIHGIGYRMESHRD; encoded by the coding sequence ATGGAAATGAAAATCCTAATCGCGGAAGATGATCGAGAAATTCGAGAGCTCGTCCGCATGCATTTGGAAACCGACGGATATACCGTCGTAGAAGCGGAAAACGGCCAGGCTGCCATTGATCTTTTTCATCCAAACAGCTTCCATCTAGTCTTGTTAGATCTGATGATGCCAGTCAAAGGTGGACTTGAAACCCTGCAAGAAATTCGTGAGCAAAGTGAAGTACCCGTTATTCTCTTAACCGCAAAGGGAAAAGACGAGGACAAGGTAGTCGGATTCGGCTTGGGTGCTGACGATTATTTGGTCAAGCCTTTCAGTATGGTCGAACTGCTCTCACGAGTCAAAGCGCAACTCAGACGCTATACGAAGTATACGGCTTACGCGCCTACACAATCATCCATTTTGAATAATGGAAGTCTTCGCTTGGATCAAAAACGATTTGAATGTAAGAAAAATGATGAGGTTATTAAACTCAATCCCATGGAAATGAAATTGCTGACTTTCTTTATGGAGAATATTGGCACCACTTTCACTAAAAAACAATTATTTGAAAACGTCTGGGGCGAGCCCTTTTTTGGAGATAATAATACGGTAATGGTTCATATCAATTTCTTGAGAAATAAGATTGAAGATGATACCAAAAATCCAATGTATATCCGAACCATTCACGGAATCGGATATCGAATGGAATCCCATCGTGACTAA